In Streptomyces sp. NBC_00878, a single window of DNA contains:
- a CDS encoding DUF3073 domain-containing protein produces MGRGRAKAKQTKVARQLKYSSGGTDLSRLANELGASTSQQPPNGEPFEDDDEEDDPYAQYADLYNDDEDEDDESGPTSQRRGA; encoded by the coding sequence ATGGGGCGCGGCCGGGCAAAGGCCAAGCAGACGAAGGTCGCCCGCCAGCTGAAGTACAGCAGCGGCGGGACTGACCTCTCGCGTCTGGCCAATGAGCTGGGCGCTTCGACTTCGCAACAGCCGCCGAATGGCGAGCCGTTCGAGGACGACGACGAGGAAGACGACCCGTACGCCCAGTACGCGGATCTCTACAACGACGACGAGGACGAGGACGACGAGTCCGGTCCCACGTCGCAACGCCGCGGCGCTTGA
- the purM gene encoding phosphoribosylformylglycinamidine cyclo-ligase — MSETTGASYATASYKTAGVDIEAGDRAVELMKEWVKKTQRPEVLGGLGGFAGLFDASALKRYERPLLASATDGVGTKVDLARRLGVYDTIGHDLVAMVMDDIVVCGAEPLFMTDYICVGKVHPERVAAIVKGIAEGCVLAGCALVGGETAEHPGLLGPDDFDVAGAGTGVVEADRLLGADRIRTGDTVIAMAASGLHSNGYSLVRHVLFDRAKLKLDQHVAEFGRTLGEELLEPTKIYSLDCLALTRTTDVHAFSHITGGGLAANLARVIPDGLHAIVDRATWTPAPVFDLVGTTGQVDRLELEKTLNMGVGMIAIVPEESTDVALATLADRGVEAWVAGEIADRGNHETGAALINDYAI, encoded by the coding sequence ATGTCTGAGACAACTGGTGCCAGCTACGCAACGGCGTCCTACAAAACAGCAGGTGTCGACATCGAGGCGGGCGACCGCGCCGTAGAGCTCATGAAGGAGTGGGTGAAGAAGACGCAGCGCCCCGAGGTCCTCGGCGGCCTCGGCGGCTTCGCCGGCCTCTTCGACGCCTCCGCCCTCAAGCGGTACGAGCGACCGCTGCTCGCCTCCGCCACGGACGGCGTGGGCACGAAGGTCGACCTCGCCCGCCGGCTCGGCGTGTACGACACCATCGGCCACGACCTGGTCGCGATGGTCATGGACGACATCGTGGTGTGCGGCGCCGAACCGCTCTTCATGACCGACTACATCTGCGTCGGCAAGGTCCACCCCGAGCGCGTGGCCGCCATCGTGAAGGGCATCGCCGAGGGCTGCGTCCTCGCCGGCTGCGCCCTGGTGGGCGGCGAGACGGCCGAACACCCGGGACTCCTGGGCCCGGACGACTTCGACGTCGCGGGCGCCGGTACGGGCGTCGTGGAGGCGGACCGCCTCCTGGGCGCGGATCGTATCCGTACGGGTGACACGGTGATCGCCATGGCGGCCTCCGGGCTTCACTCGAACGGGTACTCACTCGTCCGGCACGTCCTCTTCGACCGCGCCAAGCTGAAGCTCGACCAGCATGTCGCGGAGTTCGGCCGCACGCTCGGCGAGGAGCTCCTGGAGCCCACCAAGATCTACTCGCTGGACTGTCTGGCGCTGACCCGCACGACCGACGTACACGCCTTCTCGCACATCACGGGCGGCGGTCTCGCGGCCAACCTGGCCCGCGTGATCCCGGACGGCCTCCACGCGATCGTCGACCGCGCCACCTGGACCCCGGCCCCGGTCTTCGACCTCGTCGGCACCACCGGCCAGGTAGACCGCCTGGAGCTGGAAAAGACCCTCAACATGGGCGTCGGCATGATCGCGATCGTCCCCGAGGAGTCGACGGATGTGGCCCTCGCCACACTCGCCGACCGAGGCGTGGAGGCCTGGGTAGCAGGCGAGATCGCCGACCGCGGCAACCACGAGACGGGCGCGGCCCTGATCAACGACTACGCGATCTGA
- the purF gene encoding amidophosphoribosyltransferase, translating to MPRGDGRLSHDLLPGEKGPQDACGVFGVWAPGEEVAKLTYFGLYALQHRGQESAGIAVSNGSQILVFKDMGLVSQVFDEASLGSLLGHIAVGHARYSTTGASTWENAQPTFRATAHGSIALGHNGNLVNTAQLAEMVADLPKQPDGRSPRVAATNDTDLLTALLAAQVDDDGKPLTIEEASGKVLPQVKGAFSLVFMDEHTLYAARDPQGIRPLVLGRLERGWVVASESAALDICGAAYVREIEPGEFVAIDENGLRTSRFAEAKPKGCVFEYVYLARPDTDIAGRNVYLSRVEMGRRLAKEAPADADLVIATPESGTPAAIGYAEASGIPFGAGLVKNAYVGRTFIQPSQTIRQLGIRLKLNPLKEVIKGKRLVVVDDSIVRGNTQRALVRMLREAGAAEVHIRISSPPVKWPCFFGIDFATRAELIANGMTIDEIGTSLGADSLSYISIDGMIEATTIDKPNLCRACFDGEYPMDLPDPELLGKQLLETELAAGPAATAATDAIRRP from the coding sequence GTGCCACGTGGTGACGGTCGACTCAGTCATGATCTGCTCCCCGGCGAGAAAGGACCCCAGGACGCTTGCGGCGTCTTCGGAGTCTGGGCTCCCGGTGAAGAGGTCGCCAAGCTCACTTACTTCGGGCTCTACGCCCTCCAGCATCGAGGCCAGGAATCCGCGGGAATCGCGGTCAGCAACGGCTCCCAGATCCTCGTCTTCAAGGACATGGGCCTCGTGTCCCAGGTCTTCGACGAGGCCTCCCTCGGTTCGCTCCTCGGTCATATCGCGGTCGGTCACGCCCGCTACTCGACCACCGGCGCCTCCACCTGGGAGAACGCCCAGCCCACCTTCCGTGCCACCGCGCACGGATCCATCGCACTCGGCCACAACGGCAACCTGGTCAACACGGCGCAGCTCGCCGAGATGGTCGCCGACCTGCCCAAGCAGCCGGACGGCCGCTCCCCGCGCGTGGCGGCGACCAACGACACCGACCTGCTCACGGCCCTGCTGGCCGCGCAGGTCGACGACGACGGCAAGCCGCTGACCATAGAAGAGGCCTCCGGGAAGGTCCTCCCGCAGGTCAAGGGCGCCTTCTCTCTCGTCTTCATGGACGAGCACACGCTGTACGCGGCCCGCGACCCGCAGGGCATCCGCCCGCTGGTCCTCGGCCGGCTTGAGCGCGGCTGGGTCGTCGCCTCCGAGTCCGCCGCCCTCGACATCTGCGGCGCCGCCTACGTCCGCGAGATCGAGCCGGGCGAGTTCGTCGCCATCGACGAGAACGGCCTCCGTACGTCCCGATTCGCGGAAGCGAAGCCCAAGGGCTGTGTCTTCGAGTACGTGTATCTGGCCCGCCCGGACACGGACATCGCCGGCCGGAACGTATACCTCTCCCGGGTCGAGATGGGCCGCCGCCTCGCCAAGGAAGCCCCCGCCGACGCCGATCTGGTCATAGCGACCCCGGAGTCCGGCACACCGGCCGCGATCGGTTACGCGGAGGCGTCCGGCATCCCGTTCGGCGCCGGTCTGGTGAAGAACGCGTACGTCGGCCGGACCTTCATCCAGCCGTCCCAGACCATCCGTCAACTGGGCATCCGCCTCAAGCTGAACCCGCTCAAGGAAGTCATCAAGGGCAAGCGCCTGGTCGTCGTCGACGACTCGATCGTGCGCGGCAACACGCAGCGCGCGCTGGTCCGCATGCTCCGGGAAGCGGGCGCGGCGGAGGTCCACATCCGGATCTCCTCGCCCCCCGTGAAGTGGCCCTGCTTCTTCGGCATAGATTTCGCCACCCGCGCCGAGCTGATCGCCAACGGCATGACCATCGACGAGATCGGCACCTCGCTCGGCGCCGACTCCCTCTCGTACATCTCCATCGACGGCATGATCGAGGCCACGACCATCGACAAGCCGAACCTCTGCCGCGCCTGCTTCGACGGCGAGTACCCGATGGACCTTCCGGACCCCGAACTGCTCGGCAAGCAGCTCCTGGAGACCGAGCTGGCGGCAGGCCCGGCGGCAACCGCCGCGACCGACGCGATCCGTCGCCCGTAA
- a CDS encoding META domain-containing protein, protein MHTQRLNLSALGAVSTRVGLSALTVTGLLATAACGTESGSGTSDSRSGSGSGAGSVSTRTATEIIGKQWNVQSVTVDGKTRLAPAGAHIEFGKDGKMGGNYGCNHFAATAEIKGDTITIGNNTVKTEMACTTKGTMDFESQLGGVISSSTAKAELNDDKLTLTMENGTTVDLTAEKPAEPAELYGTKWNVTGMTKDAAKGDSAVALVSEAEGQVHLTFDEKGTVSGKLGCNKVTAKATVGDGTITLGTPGTTRMMCSPSLMDTEKTLLKLFGGTVKYQLKGSTLTLTSENGTGVEAVAAK, encoded by the coding sequence ATGCACACGCAGCGTCTCAACCTCAGCGCCCTCGGCGCCGTCAGTACCCGGGTCGGCCTCAGCGCCCTGACCGTCACCGGGCTCCTCGCCACGGCCGCCTGCGGGACGGAGAGCGGCAGCGGCACATCCGATTCCCGTTCCGGTTCCGGTTCCGGTGCCGGGTCCGTCAGTACCCGGACGGCCACCGAGATCATCGGCAAACAGTGGAACGTGCAGAGCGTGACCGTCGACGGCAAGACACGGCTCGCCCCGGCCGGTGCCCACATCGAGTTCGGCAAGGACGGCAAGATGGGCGGCAACTACGGCTGCAACCACTTCGCGGCCACCGCCGAGATCAAGGGCGACACGATCACGATCGGCAACAACACCGTCAAGACCGAGATGGCCTGTACGACCAAGGGCACGATGGACTTCGAGTCGCAGCTCGGCGGCGTGATCTCCAGCAGTACGGCCAAGGCCGAGCTCAACGACGACAAGCTGACGCTCACCATGGAGAACGGAACCACCGTGGACCTCACCGCCGAGAAGCCGGCCGAGCCCGCCGAGCTCTACGGCACCAAGTGGAACGTCACCGGGATGACGAAGGACGCCGCGAAGGGCGATTCGGCGGTGGCCCTGGTCTCCGAGGCCGAGGGGCAGGTCCACCTCACCTTCGACGAGAAGGGCACGGTGAGCGGCAAGCTCGGCTGCAACAAGGTGACCGCGAAGGCGACGGTAGGCGACGGCACTATCACTCTGGGCACGCCGGGCACCACTCGGATGATGTGCTCCCCCTCACTCATGGACACCGAGAAGACCCTCCTGAAGCTCTTCGGCGGGACCGTGAAATACCAGCTGAAGGGCAGCACGCTCACTCTGACCAGCGAAAACGGCACCGGCGTCGAAGCGGTCGCCGCCAAGTGA
- a CDS encoding maleylpyruvate isomerase family mycothiol-dependent enzyme, protein MPPAKKRARTYDPAKTRAAVLAQFENVRAAVRELTPEQLAGATRLGDWTVRELAGHLAMAVEAVSRGLDKDEPAGPRLALLDWPFATAPRAGEVDDDVHALAAAEPDLDALYERTLARFGERLPGARDGRLLVTRVGVMTLADYLVTRTVELVVHTDDLNAAVPGLDVPYDRQALAACTRLLADALAAKAPGASTEVRVPPYAVVQCVAGPRHTRGTPPNVVETDPLTWIRLATGRVEWKAALDDAKVSASGERADLGVLLPLMR, encoded by the coding sequence ATGCCCCCGGCCAAGAAGCGCGCCCGTACCTACGACCCGGCGAAGACCCGCGCGGCGGTACTCGCCCAGTTCGAGAACGTGCGGGCGGCGGTGCGCGAGTTGACCCCCGAGCAGCTCGCCGGGGCGACGCGGCTCGGGGACTGGACCGTGCGGGAGTTGGCCGGGCATCTCGCGATGGCGGTGGAGGCGGTGAGCCGGGGGCTGGACAAGGACGAGCCCGCCGGGCCCCGGCTCGCGCTGCTCGACTGGCCGTTCGCCACGGCCCCGCGCGCGGGCGAGGTCGACGACGACGTGCACGCGCTCGCCGCCGCCGAACCGGACCTCGACGCGCTGTACGAGCGCACCCTGGCCCGGTTCGGCGAACGCCTCCCAGGCGCCCGGGACGGACGGCTGCTCGTCACGCGCGTGGGAGTGATGACCCTCGCCGACTATCTCGTCACCCGCACGGTGGAGCTCGTTGTCCACACCGACGACCTGAACGCTGCCGTCCCGGGGCTCGACGTCCCGTACGACCGCCAGGCCCTCGCCGCCTGCACCCGCCTCCTCGCCGACGCGCTCGCCGCGAAGGCCCCCGGCGCCTCCACCGAGGTGCGCGTACCGCCGTACGCGGTCGTGCAGTGCGTGGCGGGTCCGCGGCACACCCGCGGCACCCCGCCGAACGTCGTCGAGACCGACCCGCTGACGTGGATCAGGCTCGCGACCGGGCGGGTGGAGTGGAAGGCGGCACTCGACGACGCGAAGGTCAGCGCGAGCGGGGAGCGCGCCGACCTCGGCGTGCTGCTTCCTCTTATGCGCTGA
- the purL gene encoding phosphoribosylformylglycinamidine synthase subunit PurL has protein sequence MSRTPLDTVEHAAETPDVELPWAELGLKKDEYERVVEILGRRPTGAELAMYSVMWSEHCSYKSSKVHLRQFGEKAPHSDALLVGIGENAGVVDVGQGYAVTFKVESHNHPSYVEPYQGAATGVGGIVRDIIAMGARPVAVVDPLRFGAADHPDTKRVLPGVVAGIGGYGNCLGLPNIGGEVVFDACYQGNPLVNAGAIGVMRHEDIHLARASGSGNKVILYGARTGGDGIGGASILASETFDDAKPSKRPAVQVGDPFQEKLLIECTLEAFAEKLVVGIQDLGAAGLSCATSELASNGSGGMRVTLDDVPLRDSTLSPEEILMSESQERMCAVVEPEKVDRFLEICDKWDVIATVIGEVTDGDRLEIFWHGGKIVDVDPRTVAHDGPVYQRPYARPSWQDALQADDANKLARPATSEELKDQVRRLVSSPNQASKSWITSQYDHFVQGNTVLAQPEDSGMIRIDEESGLGVAIATDGNGRYTKLDPYHGAQLALAEAYRNVATTGAKPLAVSDCLNFGSPEDPAVMWQFAEAIRGLADACQQLGTPVTGGNVSLYNQTGEVAIHPTPVVAVLGVIDDVARRTPVAFREEGQLIYLLGDTREEFGGSAWSQVIHDHLGGLPPAVDLERERLLAEILISASRDGMIDSAHDLSDGGLIQAVVESALLGDKGARLVVPDGLDAFTFLFSESAGRAIVAIPRSEELRFNDMCGARGLPATRIGVVDGDTVEVQGEFTFPLTDLRTAHELTIPALLA, from the coding sequence ATGAGCCGGACTCCTCTGGACACGGTCGAGCACGCGGCCGAGACCCCCGACGTCGAGCTGCCCTGGGCCGAACTGGGCCTGAAGAAGGACGAGTACGAGCGGGTCGTGGAGATCCTCGGCCGCCGGCCCACCGGTGCAGAGCTCGCCATGTACTCGGTCATGTGGTCCGAGCACTGCTCCTACAAGTCCTCCAAGGTCCACCTGCGCCAGTTCGGCGAGAAGGCCCCCCACTCGGACGCCCTCCTCGTCGGCATCGGTGAGAACGCGGGCGTGGTGGACGTCGGCCAGGGCTACGCGGTCACCTTCAAGGTCGAGTCGCACAACCACCCCTCCTACGTCGAGCCCTACCAGGGCGCGGCCACGGGAGTCGGCGGCATCGTGCGCGACATCATCGCGATGGGCGCGCGCCCGGTCGCGGTCGTGGACCCCCTCCGTTTCGGTGCGGCGGACCACCCGGACACCAAGCGCGTACTCCCGGGTGTCGTCGCGGGCATCGGCGGCTACGGCAACTGCCTGGGCCTGCCGAACATCGGCGGCGAGGTCGTCTTCGACGCCTGCTACCAGGGCAACCCGCTCGTGAACGCCGGTGCCATCGGCGTCATGCGGCACGAGGACATCCACCTCGCGAGGGCGTCCGGTTCGGGCAACAAGGTCATCCTGTACGGGGCCCGCACGGGCGGCGACGGCATCGGCGGCGCCTCGATCCTGGCGAGTGAGACCTTCGACGACGCGAAGCCGTCGAAGCGCCCCGCGGTCCAGGTCGGCGACCCCTTCCAGGAGAAGCTGCTCATCGAGTGCACGCTCGAAGCCTTCGCCGAGAAGCTGGTCGTCGGCATCCAGGACCTGGGGGCGGCGGGCCTGTCGTGCGCCACATCCGAGCTGGCGTCGAACGGCTCGGGCGGCATGCGCGTGACGCTGGACGACGTACCGCTGCGCGACTCGACGCTCTCGCCCGAGGAAATCCTCATGAGCGAGTCGCAGGAGCGGATGTGCGCGGTCGTCGAGCCGGAGAAGGTCGACCGCTTCCTGGAGATCTGCGACAAGTGGGACGTCATCGCCACGGTGATCGGTGAGGTGACGGACGGCGACCGCCTGGAGATCTTCTGGCACGGCGGCAAGATCGTAGACGTGGACCCCCGGACCGTGGCGCACGACGGCCCGGTCTATCAGCGCCCGTACGCCCGTCCGTCCTGGCAGGACGCCCTCCAGGCGGACGACGCCAACAAGCTGGCCAGGCCGGCGACTTCGGAGGAGCTGAAGGACCAGGTCCGCAGGCTGGTCTCCTCCCCGAACCAGGCCTCCAAGTCCTGGATCACCAGCCAGTACGACCACTTCGTGCAGGGCAACACGGTCCTGGCCCAGCCCGAGGACTCGGGCATGATCCGCATCGACGAGGAGTCCGGCCTCGGCGTCGCGATCGCCACGGACGGCAACGGCCGCTACACCAAGCTGGACCCGTACCACGGCGCCCAGTTGGCCCTGGCGGAGGCGTACCGGAACGTGGCGACGACCGGCGCCAAGCCGCTCGCCGTCTCCGACTGCCTGAACTTCGGTTCGCCCGAGGACCCGGCCGTCATGTGGCAGTTCGCGGAGGCCATCCGCGGACTGGCCGACGCCTGCCAGCAGTTGGGCACCCCGGTGACCGGCGGCAACGTCTCGCTCTACAACCAGACGGGCGAGGTGGCCATCCACCCCACCCCGGTCGTCGCGGTCCTGGGCGTCATCGACGACGTGGCCCGTCGCACCCCGGTCGCCTTCCGGGAGGAGGGGCAGCTGATCTACCTCCTCGGTGACACCCGCGAGGAGTTCGGCGGTTCGGCCTGGTCGCAGGTCATCCACGACCACCTCGGCGGCCTGCCGCCGGCCGTGGACCTGGAGCGCGAGCGCCTCCTGGCCGAGATCCTGATCTCCGCCTCCCGCGACGGAATGATCGACTCCGCGCACGATCTGTCCGACGGCGGTCTGATCCAGGCCGTGGTCGAGTCGGCCCTGCTCGGCGACAAGGGCGCGCGCCTCGTCGTACCGGACGGGCTCGACGCCTTCACCTTCCTCTTCTCCGAGTCCGCGGGCCGCGCGATCGTGGCGATCCCGCGCTCCGAGGAACTCCGCTTCAACGACATGTGCGGGGCACGCGGCCTCCCCGCCACCCGCATCGGCGTCGTGGACGGCGACACGGTGGAGGTCCAGGGCGAGTTCACCTTCCCCCTGACGGACCTGCGCACGGCACACGAACTCACGATCCCGGCACTCCTGGCCTGA
- the purQ gene encoding phosphoribosylformylglycinamidine synthase subunit PurQ, which produces MTARIGVVTFPGSLDDRDTQRAIKIAGAEPVALWHKDKDLKQVDAVVLPGGFSYGDYLRAGAISRFSPVMETVIEQAKSGMPVLGICNGFQILTEAHLLPGGMLGNDHLHFICRDQKLRVENAETAWTADYESGQEIHIPLKNMDGRYVADERTLDMLEAEGRVAFRYVVSGETADGYGNPNGSLRDIAGITNEAGNVVGLMPHPEHAVEPLVGSGRTDGLPFFTSILKKLVNA; this is translated from the coding sequence GTGACCGCTCGTATTGGCGTCGTCACTTTCCCAGGAAGTCTCGACGACCGGGACACCCAGCGCGCGATCAAGATCGCCGGTGCCGAACCCGTCGCTCTCTGGCACAAGGACAAGGACCTCAAGCAGGTCGACGCCGTGGTGCTGCCCGGCGGTTTCTCGTACGGCGACTATCTGCGTGCGGGAGCGATCTCGCGCTTCTCACCGGTGATGGAAACCGTGATTGAGCAGGCGAAGTCGGGAATGCCGGTACTTGGCATCTGCAACGGCTTTCAGATCCTCACCGAGGCCCATCTCCTCCCGGGCGGGATGCTCGGTAACGATCACCTGCACTTCATCTGTCGTGACCAGAAACTGCGGGTGGAGAACGCGGAAACGGCCTGGACCGCCGACTACGAGTCCGGCCAGGAGATCCACATCCCGCTGAAGAACATGGATGGGCGGTACGTCGCCGACGAGCGCACCCTCGACATGCTGGAGGCGGAGGGCCGCGTCGCGTTCCGGTACGTCGTGAGCGGCGAAACCGCCGACGGATACGGCAACCCGAACGGCTCGCTCCGGGACATCGCGGGCATCACCAACGAGGCCGGGAACGTTGTCGGCCTCATGCCGCACCCCGAGCACGCGGTGGAGCCCCTCGTCGGGTCCGGCCGCACGGACGGCCTCCCCTTCTTCACCTCGATCCTCAAGAAGCTGGTCAACGCATGA
- the purS gene encoding phosphoribosylformylglycinamidine synthase subunit PurS — MARVVVDVMLKPEILDPQGQAVQRALPRLGFEGIADVRQGKRFELEVDGPVDEAALARIHELAESFLANTVIEDFTVKVEEVAEAGK; from the coding sequence GTGGCACGCGTCGTAGTCGACGTCATGCTCAAGCCGGAGATCCTCGACCCCCAGGGCCAGGCGGTGCAGCGTGCACTGCCGCGTCTCGGTTTCGAAGGCATCGCCGACGTTCGTCAGGGAAAGCGATTCGAACTGGAAGTGGACGGACCGGTGGACGAAGCCGCCCTCGCCCGCATCCATGAACTTGCGGAATCCTTCCTCGCCAACACCGTGATCGAGGACTTCACCGTCAAGGTCGAGGAAGTCGCGGAGGCCGGAAAGTGA
- a CDS encoding Lsr2 family protein: MAQRVVVTLFDDIDGSEAAETIAFGLDGKSYEIDLNQANAKKLRQALEPYLEAGRKRSRSGKAYRQTAVAPDPAAVRAWAQSHRMEVPARGRIPKRVYEAFTAAQ, encoded by the coding sequence GTGGCGCAGCGTGTCGTAGTCACTCTCTTCGACGACATCGACGGCTCGGAAGCGGCGGAAACGATCGCCTTCGGTCTGGATGGCAAGTCGTACGAGATCGACCTGAATCAAGCCAATGCAAAGAAACTGCGTCAGGCTCTGGAGCCGTACCTGGAGGCCGGCCGCAAGCGGTCGCGGTCCGGCAAGGCGTACCGGCAGACGGCGGTCGCGCCTGATCCGGCGGCCGTTCGGGCCTGGGCGCAGTCCCACCGGATGGAGGTGCCTGCGCGGGGGCGGATCCCCAAGCGGGTCTATGAGGCGTTCACCGCCGCGCAGTAA
- a CDS encoding ABC transporter ATP-binding protein, whose translation MKTNEHVIEVNDLRRVYGGQFEAVRGVSFDVGRGELFALLGTNGAGKTSTVELLEGLAPPAGGRVRVLGHDPYTERAAVRPRIGVMLQEGGFSSELTVAETVRMWAGCTSGARPESEALSMVGMARRADVRVKQLSGGEKRRLDLACATLGRPEVLFLDEPTTGLDVEGRQETWELVRQLRETGTTVVLTTHYLEEAEGLADRLAILHAGRIAVAGTPAEVTATQPSRISFELPAGYFPGDLPPLASLGITDHELDGRLLRLRTHELQRAATGLLTWAERAGVELRRLDVRSGSLEEAFLRIAREVSLSSEQVAEQISEKEGVA comes from the coding sequence ATGAAGACGAACGAACACGTGATTGAGGTCAACGATCTACGACGCGTGTACGGGGGACAGTTCGAGGCGGTCCGGGGGGTGTCCTTCGACGTCGGCCGCGGGGAGCTGTTCGCGCTGCTCGGGACGAACGGCGCGGGCAAGACCTCCACCGTCGAACTGCTGGAGGGCCTCGCGCCGCCGGCCGGCGGACGGGTGCGCGTCCTCGGCCACGACCCGTACACCGAACGCGCCGCCGTGCGCCCACGCATCGGCGTCATGCTCCAGGAAGGCGGCTTCTCGTCCGAGCTGACGGTCGCGGAGACCGTACGGATGTGGGCGGGCTGCACGAGCGGGGCGCGGCCGGAGAGCGAGGCGCTGTCCATGGTCGGCATGGCGCGCCGGGCCGATGTGCGGGTGAAGCAGTTGTCCGGGGGCGAGAAACGGCGCCTGGACCTGGCATGCGCGACCCTCGGACGGCCCGAGGTGCTCTTCCTGGACGAGCCGACGACCGGACTCGACGTCGAAGGGCGCCAGGAGACCTGGGAGTTGGTGCGCCAACTGCGCGAGACGGGCACGACCGTGGTGCTGACCACGCACTACCTGGAGGAGGCGGAAGGGCTCGCCGACCGGCTCGCGATCCTGCACGCGGGGCGCATCGCGGTCGCCGGGACCCCGGCCGAGGTGACCGCCACCCAGCCGTCCCGGATCTCCTTCGAGCTGCCCGCCGGCTACTTCCCCGGCGACCTGCCGCCGCTCGCCTCGCTCGGGATCACCGACCACGAGCTCGACGGACGGCTGCTCCGGCTGCGTACGCACGAGTTGCAGCGGGCCGCCACCGGGCTCCTGACGTGGGCCGAGCGGGCCGGGGTCGAGCTGCGGAGGCTCGATGTGCGGTCGGGGTCGCTGGAGGAGGCGTTCCTGCGGATCGCCCGCGAGGTGTCGCTGTCGTCGGAGCAGGTTGCGGAGCAGATTTCGGAGAAGGAGGGCGTGGCATGA
- a CDS encoding ABC transporter permease, whose translation MSAETVTKAAPVGATVTAAGRMTALARAELTLLGRTRATFFAALFVPLIMPLSLRSAVDGMDLKGAGLSVGSVILPSAIGFSLLFAVYSSLVSVYAARREELVLKRLRTGELRDREILAGAALPSVLIGLVQCVVLTVACMALLDVGAPEAPHLALLGLLLGLAMWPALAAVVASFSRSVEGAQVAAMPLLLVSMMGSGTFIPFELMPDRIATVCELLPLSPVITLIRGGWTGDLSGYEALGAIATAVAWTVIAVFAVRRWFRWEPRR comes from the coding sequence ATGAGCGCGGAGACTGTGACCAAGGCCGCACCCGTGGGGGCGACGGTGACCGCGGCGGGGCGGATGACGGCTCTCGCGCGGGCCGAGCTGACGCTGCTCGGACGCACCAGGGCCACGTTCTTCGCAGCCCTGTTCGTGCCGCTGATCATGCCGCTCAGCCTTCGTTCGGCGGTCGACGGGATGGATCTGAAGGGGGCGGGGCTCTCGGTCGGCTCGGTCATCCTGCCCTCCGCCATCGGCTTCTCCCTGCTCTTCGCCGTCTACAGTTCGCTGGTGAGCGTGTATGCCGCCCGGCGCGAGGAACTCGTGCTCAAGCGGCTGCGTACCGGGGAGCTGCGGGACAGGGAGATCCTGGCGGGTGCCGCTCTGCCATCGGTCCTCATCGGTCTGGTGCAGTGCGTGGTGCTGACGGTCGCCTGCATGGCGCTCCTCGACGTGGGGGCGCCCGAGGCACCCCATCTCGCCCTGCTGGGGCTCCTGTTGGGGCTCGCGATGTGGCCGGCGCTGGCCGCGGTCGTCGCCAGTTTCAGCCGGAGCGTGGAGGGCGCCCAGGTCGCCGCGATGCCGTTGCTGCTCGTGTCGATGATGGGCTCCGGCACCTTCATACCGTTCGAGCTCATGCCCGACCGGATCGCCACCGTCTGCGAACTGCTGCCGCTGTCCCCGGTGATCACGCTCATACGCGGCGGCTGGACCGGGGACCTCTCCGGCTACGAGGCCCTGGGTGCCATCGCCACGGCGGTGGCCTGGACCGTCATCGCGGTGTTTGCTGTACGGCGGTGGTTCCGCTGGGAACCGCGGCGCTGA